From the Halobellus litoreus genome, the window CTCGACGAACACTCTCGGCGCGTGGCATCTCGCACACCCGTACCGCCACATCATCCACAACGGGGAGATCAACACGATCCAGGGCAACATCAACTGGATGCGGAGCCGCGAGACGGACCTCGAACACCCCGAGTTCGGCGACGACCTCGAGACGCTGAAGCCCGTGATCAACGATCCCGACCAGTCCGACACGGCGTCCGTCGACAACGCGGTCGAACTCCTCCTGCAGGGCGGGCGCGACCTCCCGCACGTCCTCCGGATGCTGATCCCGGAGGCGTACCGCGGCGACGACCGGATGGACGAGGACCGCCGCGAGTGGTACGACTACCACGCGTCGCTGATCGAACCCTGGGACGGCCCCGCGCTCGTCGCGGCGACCGACGGCGACCGCGTCGCCGCCGTCCTTGACCGAAACGGGCTGCGACCCTGTCGCTACGACGTCACCACGGACGACACGCTCGTGATGGCCAGCGAGGTCGGTGCACTCGACACCGACCCCAGCGAGATCAAAGAGCGCGGTCGGCTCCAGCCCGGACAGCTGTTCGTGGCCGACCCCGAGGAGGGCCGCGTGATCCCCGACGAAGAGGTCTTCGAGTCGCTCACCGACGAGAAGTACGGCGACTGGGTCGACGAAGAACAACGGGATCTCGACGCGCTCGCCGATCCCGGTGACTACGAACCGCGAGACGAGGTCGACCACCTCCGCGCCTCGCAGGCGGCGTTCGGCTACACCCACGACCAGCTCAGTCACCTCATCGAGCCGATGGCCAAAGACGGGAAAGATCCCGTCGGGTCGATGGGTGACGACACGCCGCTGTCGGTGCTGTCGGACTTCAACCGACCGCTGTTCACCTACTTCAAACAGCTGTTCGCGCAGGTCACGAACCCGCCGCTGGACTACATCCGGGAGGAACTTGTCACCTCGCTGGAGTCCCGACTGGGCGCGCAGCGAAACCTGCTCGACGAGACGCCCGAACACGCCCGACAACTCGTCCTCGACTCGCCCGTCCTGACGGATGCCCAGACGGCGGGCATCAAGTCGCTCGGCGACGACGCAGGCGACGCGATGAACTCGACGATCGTCGACATCACGTACGAGCGCGAGCGCTCGCTCTCCGACGCCGTCGAACGCGTCCGCGAGGACGCCGCGTCGGCCATCGACGACGGCGCTGACGTCGTCGTCCTCTCGGACCGAAACCTGAATCCCGACCGGGTCGCGATTCCGAGCCTGCTCGTCACCGGCGCGGTCCACCACAGCCTCGTCCGGAACGGCCTCCGGAACCACGCGGGACTCGTCGTCGAGTCCGGCGACCCGCGCGAGGTTCATCACCTCGCCACGCTGGTCGGCTACGGCGCGGACGCGGTCAACCCCTACCTCGCCTACCAGACGATCTCCGACGTCGTCGCCGGACCCGACGGGGCCGACGAGGGCGAGGCGATCGCGGCCTACAAGAAGGCGCTCGAAGACGGACTGCTGAAGACGATGGCCAAGATGGGCATCTCGACGGTCGAGTCCTACCAGGGCGCGCAGATCTTCGAGGCCGTCGGCCTCGACTCCGGCTTCGTCGCCGAGTACTTCGAAGGGACCGAGATCCGAACGGAAGGGATCGGAATCGACGTGATCGAGGAGGACGTCCGGACGCGACACACAGTCGCGTTCGGCGACGATCCCGACCTCGACCGCCAGGGCGAGTACGAGCACCGCTCCGACGGCATCCACCACCAGTGGAACCCCCAGACGGTGGGCACGCTCCAGCAGGCGGTCCGCTCGGGGAACTACGAGAAGTACCAGGAGTTCGCCGACCTCATCAACGACCAGTCCGAGGAGCTGCAGACGCTCCGCGGCCTGCTGGAGTTCGAGTCCGACCGGGAACCGGTGTCGATCGAGGAGGTCGAACCCGTCGAAGAGATCGTCACGCGGTTCTCGACGGCGGCGATGTCGCTCGGCAGCCTCTCGCCGGAGGCCCACGAGAACAACTCGATCGCGATGAACCGCCTCGGGGCGAAATCCAACACCGGCGAGGGCGGGGAACCGCCGGAGCGCTTCGGGACCGAGAAGGAGTGCAACGTCAAGCAGGTCGCCTCGGGTCGGTTCGGCGTCACCTCCGAGTACCTCACGAACGCCGAGGAGATCCAGATCAAGATGGCGCAGGGCTCGAAGCCCGGCGAGGGCGGGCACCTCCCCGGCAAGAAGGTCAACGAGATGATCGCGCACGTCCGCTTCGCGACGCCGGGCGTCGGCCTCATCTCGCCGCCGCCGCTGCACGACATCTACTCCATCGAGGACCTGAAGCAGCTCATTCACGACCTGAAGGCGGCCAATCCGGAGGCGGACATCAACGTGAAGTTGGTCTCCGAGGCCGGCATCGGGACCATCGCCGCGGGCGTCGCGAAGGCCAACTCCGACGTCGTCCACATCTCCGGGCACGACGGCGGGACCGGCGCGTCGCCGAAGACGTCGATCAAGAACGCGGGCCTCCCGTGGGAACTCGGTCTCGCGGAGGCGAACCAGATGCTCCGGGCGACGAACCTGCGCTCGCGGATCCGCGTCACCGTCGACGGCGGGATGAAGACCGGCCGCGACGTCGCCGTCGCGGCGCTCTTGGGCGGCGAAGAGTACGTCTTCGGCACGGCGTCGCTCGTCACCTCCGGCTGCGTGATGGCGCGGCAGTGCCACGAGAACACCTGTCCGGTCGGGGTCGCCACCCAGCGCGAGAAGCTCCGGAACCGCTTCCCCGGCCAGCCGGATCACGTCATCAACTACATGACGTTCATCGCCCAGGAACTCCGCGAGATAATGGCCGACCTCGGCTTCACCTCGCTGGACGAGATGATCGGGCACCCGTCGCTGCTCACCCAGCGGGAGACCGACCACGAGAAGGCCAAGCACCTGGACCTCTCGGACGTCATCGCCGAGCCTGCGGGCGGCGCGCGACGCAAGACCGAAGAACAGACCCACGCGGGCGTAGAAGCGCAGCTCGACCACCGCCTGATCGAGCGCGCCGAGCCGGCGCTGGAGGAGGGCGAACCGGTCGCCATCGACTCGCCCATCTCGAACGTCGACCGCGCGGTCGGGGCGATGCTGTCGAACCGCATCTCCTCTACGTACGGCGGCGACGGCCTCCCGGACGACACGATCCGGTGTGACTTCGACGGCGTCGCCGGCCAGTCCTTCGGCGCGTTCCTCGCCAACGGCGTGACGATGGATCTCACCGGCGCGGCGAACGACTACGTCGGCAAAGGGCTCTCCGGGGGGAAAGTGATCGTCGAAACGCCCGACAACGCCGCGTACGAACCCGACGAGAACGTCCTCATCGGCAACGTCGCGCTCTACGGCGCGACCCAGGGCGAACTGTACGTCAACGGCGTCGCGGGAGAGCGCTTCGCCGTCCGCAACTCCGGCGTGAAGGCCGTCGTCGAGGGCGTCGGCGACCACGGCTGCGAGTATATGACCGGCGGCGTCGTCGCGGTGCTCGGCGACACCGGCCGCAACTTCGCCGCGGGGATGTCCGGCGGCGTCGCGTACGTCTACGACCCCGACGGCGAGTTCGCGGCGAAGACCAACAAGGGGATGGTGTCGCTGGAGGCGACGCTCGACGACTCGGATCTGCAGATGCTCCGCCGCCTGGTCGAGAACCACGCGGCCTACACCGACAGCGACCGCGCGGCGTGGATGCTCGACGACTGGGGCGAGGTCGTCTCCGACTTCGTGAAGGTGATGCCCGACGCGTACGCCGAGGTCATCGAAGAACGCGCCCGCGACGACGTCCGGAAGGAACTGCCGCCGGCCGCGACGGCGACGGCCGCCGTCGACGGCGACGCGGTCGCCCAGACCAGCGACGACTGATCCGAGACCGGCGCGGGGGTTCGCCTCGATGACTCGACTCCGAGCGCAGCGTTCTTGACTACCGCCTGCAACGCTACGAACCGAGATGGTCCGACTGCTGCTGCTGGGCGACCTGCACCTGAGCACCACCGGACCACCGATCCCGCCGGCCGTCCCCGACCTGGAAACACTCGACGTCGACGCGGTGGTTTCGATCGGCGACGTTATCGACGACAACGCCGATCACGCCGACGGTCCGGAGGCCGGAGCGAGGTACGAGCGCCGCGGGCGGGCGTTCTTCGAGCGGTTGAACGGGCTCGGCGTTCCCGTCCTGGCCGTTCCGGGGAACCACGACCCGATCGCGTGTACGCGCCGGCTCGCCGACGGGCTAGCGAACGTCGACGTGCTCCATCGCGCGGACCAGGACGACGCGTGGGCGGGAACAGCGACGGTCGAAGGAGTGCGTTTCGTCGGCTGGGGGTGCGAACAGTTCGATCTGACGCCCGCGTTCGCCTACGATGAGTATCCCGGGATCGTCGCCGACCTGGAGACGGCGGCGAGCCCACGGCGGGCCGCGACCCGGACCGCGACCGCGGTCGAATCGGTCGTCAGCCGGTTCCTCGACGGCCGGCTGGACGCCGAAGCAGCCGCCGCCGAACTCGGTGTCGAACCGGGCCGTCGATCGACGTGTGCCGACGAACTCGAGGCGCTCGCCGATGAGTTTGAAGAACTCAGAGAGCAGCTCGACGGCGGCTCGGCACCGACCGTGCTGCTCGCCCACGAATCGCCGTTCCACGTCGCGTTCGATTACCACCACGCCGCGGACGACACAGCGGGACAGCTCCACCGGGGGTCCATTCCGATCAAGATGGCCATCGCCGCCGCCGCGCCCGACGTCGTCTGCTGCGGACATATGCACCGCCGTGGACGGGACGTCGTCGAAACGACTGGGGGTCACGCCGACGTATACAACCCCGGTAGCCCCGGCGCGTCGATCGTCGAAATCGATGAGACGGGTGCGCTTCGCGTCGTCGACTGACCGAGACAGGCGTCGGCTGGACGTCGGAGTCGACAGCAGTTTTAATTGTGTCACCGCGAATCCCCAGGTATGCGACGCGATGCCGACCGTTTCCGCCGCGGATCACGCAACGGGACCGACCGTGGGGTGAGCGAGACGATCAGTTTCGTGCTCGTTTTCTCGCTGGTCATCGCGTCGGTCGGGACCGTCTACGCGGTCGGCGTCTCGGAACTCGAGGCGACCCGCGACGCGGAGCGCGTCGAGAACGCCCAGCGTGCCTTCGACGTCCTCGCGGACAACGTCCGCGACGTGATCGAGGGCGCGCCGAGCCGCGGGACCGAGGTGAAACTCGCCGACGCGACGGTGCGCTCGGTGGACGACGCCAGGATGAACGTGACGGTCGATCCGGCCGGGGAGGCGCCGCGGTTCTGGGAGTTCTCGTCGTCGCCGCTCGTCTACGACGCCGCCACCGGCGGGGAGATCAGACTCAGCCACGGTGCCGTGGTCCGCGACAGCGACCGGGGCGGCGCGTCGGTCGTTCGCGGGCCGCCGCTGATCGTCGACGACGACCGGGTGCACCTCACGCTGCTCAGGCAGGAACACGTCGGCTCCGCCGCGATCGGCGGGTCACAGACCGTCCGCATCCGGACCGCCGGCAGCAGAGCGCGCCGCTTCTACGACGCGGACGGCGTCGCGCACGACGTTCGGGTGAACGTCACGACTCCCTACACCGACGCGTGGGCGAGACAGTACGAATCGAGCGGGTTCGACTGCACGGAAGCCAGCGAACCGAGCGCGAACGCCTCCGGGCGGATCTCCTGTTCCGTCTCCGACGTCGACCGGGTGACCGTCGTCTGGATTCGGGTGACGACGTCGTTCGAGTGAACGGGCCGAACCTCGTTCGGTGCCGCTCAGACGACACTCAAACGGCGATTTGAGCCTTGCGCGGATATATGTCGGCAGAGAACAAATTCTCGGATATGACCCCCAACCGAGCAGCCGGGACGCGCCCGCCGAGTCCGACCGGCCCCGAAGCCCCGGACGAACGAAACGGAGCGGTCCGAAGCGAAGACCTGCACGTCCGAAGCTACGCCCACGACGTCGGTTACGACCTGGAGATCGAAGTCGTCGACGACGACGGGTCGGTGGCGTTCCGCGACCGGTACTACCTCCAGCCGGGCGCGGCGAAGAGCGAGGTGAACGTCGTTCCGGACGGCGAGTACGAGGTGCGGGCGGTGCTGGACGGCGATAGCGAGACCGCCCGTCGCTGTCGGATCGGCTCCGACCTCGCGGAGACGGCAGTCGTCGAGGTGGGGAACGGAATCCTCAGTCTCACCGAAGGACTTCAGTTCCGGTAGGTCCGAACGAAGCGACGGTCCGAGTCCCACCTCGTAATCAGTATCAGTCCAACGCCACCGTCACGTTGTTCTCCGTGACGTGGAGGTAGGTGATGTAGGAGCCGTCCTCGATCGTATCGTAGCGGAGCACGCCGCCGGAGTCGGCCACGTCGATCCGAGCGGTCCCGCTGTTGCCCGGCCCGTGGTGGACGCGGAGTTTGAAATCCGGCCCGAACATCGCGAGGTAGTGCCGCGTGAGGATCCGGAGGTTCTGGTCGTCGCCGTAGTCGTAGGTGGTGTTCTCGCCGTCGTCGCCGTCGTGCGCGAACGTCGTCGGGTTCGGATCCGGGCCGTCGTCGAGGGCGTCCCAGTCGATCGCGGTGTCCTCGTCGACGCTGCTCGACCCGTAGGTGAGATCCTGCGCAGTGCTCGTGAAGTCGATCTGAATCACCGGATTACCGTCCTCGCAGGCGAGTTGGACCGGTCCGGAGATCGAAGAGATGTCGTCGTCCGTCCACCGGTGAACCCCCTCCGACGTCGACTCGTCGTGGTAGTAGACGTCCATCCGCAGGTCCACGTCGTCGGGGCCGTTCTTGCAGTAGTTTCCGATCCCGGTCGGGAGCGCGACGGCCGCCTCGTAGGCTCTGTCACCCTCCTCGACGTAGAACGAGACGTAGAGGTTGTTAGCCGTGCCGCCGCCGTTTCCGTTGCCGTTCCCGTTCCCGATCTTGATCGAGGTTTCGAAGTCGGTCACCGAATGGTCCCCAGCGACGCCGCGGACCTGAACGCTCCCGTCCTTCTCGGGGAGCGGGAACGCGCCGACGATGCTCGTGGTTTCGAGGACGACCGTCGCGGTCCGTTCGTCGTCGTCGACGGAGACGTTGCCGGTCGTCCGGGTTCGGAAGTAGTCGGCCCAGCCCTCGTAGTACCGGCTGTGGACCGTGACGGAGGCGGTCCCGTTTCTGACGGGGTTTTCGTACGGTTCGGCCGTCGCGTCGTAGGTGTCGGACTCGTTGGGGAACACCCGGGTTAACTCGTCGGAGCGGCGGATCGTCGCCGTCGTGTCGCCGCTCGCGGCGTCCGTCGAACGGATGCGGAGCACGGGCAGCGTCAGCGTCGTCCCGCGGTAGTGGAACTCCGGCGGCGACACCATCGACGTCCCGCCGTTCCCCTGTCGCCAGACGCCGCCGCCCTGATACGCGACCGTCGTTCCGCTGCGTCGGTACGAGACGGAACCGAGCGAGGCGTTGTAGATCTCCTCGGTCTCGCCGTCGGTGTAGTTCGCGTGCTCGATCCGGAGCCACCCGCTCTCGGATTCGACGGCGTAGTCACCGTCGCCGCGGCCGAGGCGGACGGTCTGGACGGAGCCCTCTCCGAGTCCGACGACCGCGGTCCGGGCGTCGAGCATCGTCATCGCGTGCTCGGCTCGGTCGATCGACGTCTGCTCCTGGACGTCGGCCAGCGCCGACGACCCGAGCCCGACGACCACGCCCGCACCGGTGATCGTCAGCGCCAAGAGTAAGACCAGTCCGATGTTCGACGACTGCGCGCGATTCGTCATACTCGTATCCCCCCAGTCGACCGCGACAGCGACAGCCGCCCCGACGGGTCGCCGTCGGCCACGACGAGCGTGTCCGTCCCCCCGACTGTGTCGAGTTCGACGACGACCCAGCCGCCGTTCACGGACGTTTCGGTCATCGGTTCGAGCGTCGAGACGGTAAGTGTGACGCTCACGCCGGAGCCCGCAGACCGGAGGGTGAGTTCGTATCGCCCCGGCTGTGAGCCGGGGGCCGAGAGTTCGGTGACCTCGACGCGGTAGGACTCGCCGGCGACCCGTCGCGGGAGGTCGACGCCGACGCGGACGCCGGGGTCGGCGGCCGTCCGAGCGAGTCGGTCGGCGTCGTCGATGCCGGCGGCGAGTTGCTCGGCGACGACCGCCAGTTCCTCGCGGACGACCTGGTCGCGCTGGTTCTCGACGTACGTGCCGGCCCCGATGAGGAGCCCCGAGATCAGGACGGCGGTGATGCTCAACGCGATGACGTAGTTGACAGTGATCGAGACCGCGCGGTCGGATCCGGGGGCGTCCGCGGCGCGTCCGCGCGTCCGACCGCCGCCGCGTCCGCGGCCCGTCGCCCCCTCGCGCCGGCTCATTCCGGTCGCACCTCGATTCCGGCCTCGTAGTCGAGATCCGACGTGCGGTAGGTGACCTCGAACGTCGCGGCGTAGATCGCCGGCGTGGCGTACGGCTCCCCCGAGCCCGGCGTCGAGAGCGCCGCGCCGTTCGCGGCGTCCTCGTCGAGGACCATCGTGTACGTGCCGCCGGCCATATCGCCGTTGACGTACTCGATTTCGGTGTCGTCGTCGACGTCGATCACGGTCTCCAGTTCGGCGTAGGGCGTCCCGTCGACCGATCCGTTGGAGACGTCGATCGCGACCGTGCCGTCGGCACCCGGGTCGAACGAGCGGGACGACAGCTCCGTGCCGTCGTCGACGACCCGGATCTCCGCGTCACCGCCGTTCTCGTACACGTAGAGGCTCCGCGTCGCCCCGTCGGAAGTGACGTTCACGTGGAAGGCGTCGGACGGGCCGGCCGCGAGCGCCGACTCCTCGACAGAAAATCGCATCGAGCGGACGCCCGAGAGTTCGGCGTCGGCGGCGACGGTCCAGTTCGCGTCGCCGCCGGCGCTGGTGAACTCCCGTGAGGCGTCGTCCTGCCCGATTCGCGTCCCGTTCGTGACGTTCGCCACCTCGACCGCCGCGAGGTCGCCGGCGACGGCTCTGTGGTGGCTCGCCAGGCCGTCCCACCGCGCGACCGTCGCGCGGAACGCCGCGTTCAGTTCGGCGTGGTCGGTGTTGTTCCGGTAGTTCACCGATCGAATGGCCTCCACGCCGGCCGCGCGGGAGTCGGAGACGTACTCGACAGCCGGGGCCGCGTCGACGCCGGCGTCTCGTGTCGCCAGGTTCCCGGTGTAGATGGCGGTGTTCAGCAGGAGCGCGAGCGCGACGAAGAGCACCGCGAGCGCGAGCGCGCCGACGAGGAGGAGTTGGCCGCGGTCGCGGTCGGCGGCGGGTCGCACGCGTGAGCGTTGGCCGCGGTCGCGGTCGACGGCACGTCGCACGCGTGAGCGCCGCTCGAATCGGGGGGCGGTCGCACCCGCGTTTTCGTCGCCGACCGAATCCGAGTCGGCGTGCGATCTCACATCCGCCATACGACGAGCTCCACCTCCACGACCGAGTACAGCGCCTGGTCGGCGTCCTGGTCGTCGACGACGTACGAGGCGTTTTCGAGCGTCGTCGCCGACGGCGACTCGTCCGGTTCCCGCAGCCGGTCGTCGTCCGAGAGCGTCACGAGCCGGCGCGCCGTCGAGGCGTGATCGCTCGGGTCGCCGAGGTCGACGACGGGAACCCGCTGTCGATCGCCGTCGTCGTCGACGTAGTACAGCGTGAGGTCGAAGGCGATCCCCTGTTGGAGGAATGCCCGTTCGAGAACGCCCCCGAACGTCGTCGGCGGCGGGCCGCGGACGTAGCCGTCGCTCGTGGCCCCGTGCCAGTTACCCGCTGACTCGTTCCAGTACAGGAGCGTCGGCACGAGCGTCCCGTTCTCCTCGGCCGTCGCGAGGACGCCCTCGGCGACGGCCCCCTGCTGGTTCTCGATGTGCTGACTGGACGTGCTGCCGGTCAGCGGCGTCACGGCCGTCACCTGCAGGGCGAAGACGAGACTGGAGACGAGGATCATCGCGGCGGTGATCGCCTCCAGCGTGTGGGCCTGGCCGCGGTCCATCACCACACCCTCACGAGCAGCCGGTACGGGTCGCCGTCGATCGAGACGACGCGCCGCGCCGAGGTGACGGATCGCGTCTCGGGGAGCGGCGGGCCGGCCGTGAGCCGCGTCCCGTCGAGCTGTTCGACACCGCCGCCCGCACCGAGGGTCCTGATCGAAACGTTGGCGTTTCGCGTCCCATCGAGCGCGAACATCCCCCTCGTCGTCGTCGCGCTCGTGTCGAACCGACACGTCGAGAGCGCGGGTCCGTCGCCCTGCAACTGCGCGAAGAACCCCTCCGTGCACGTGCTGTTCAACACGTACGGGTCCGCGGGGTCGCCGAGGCGGTCAGCCGCGAGCGACGTCCCGATCCGGTCGGCCGTCTGCGGCCCCTCCGCGCTCTCGAACGGCGCGAACACCGTGGGGACGAACGCGACGACGAACGCGACGACGAGGAGGAACAGCCCGACGCCGATCGCGAAGTCGATCGTCGTCTGGGCGCGGTCGTCGCCGCCGTCGCGACCGCGATCGAACGGCGTTCGGGGGATTGAACCATCCGAGATGGCTCCCGTCTCGGCCGTCGCCGACGGCGACGCGTCCGCCGCGCTCGGCCGGGTCATCCCACCACCATCCAGACGAACAGCGCGACCGTCTGCAGGACGACGACGAACTTCACCCCCGAGACGATGTCGGCGTCGCGGATGTAGCCGCTGATGAACCCCGACAGCGCCGCCTGCAGCGTCACGGCGTGGAAGAACAGCACCGACAGCACGTCGGTGTCGACGCCGCCGCCGAAGCTCAGTCCCTGCCCGGAGAGTTCGCTGCCGCCCGACGATCCGGCCTGTGCGGACAGCCCGGACATCACGTCGAGGAACTGCGTCTTCAGGATCGCCATCACGCCGAGCAGCGTCAGGTACGTCATCAGGATGATCGCCACCTGCATCCGGGTGCGGGACTTGCGCTCGCGCTCGATGTCGTCCTGGTTCTCGGAGGCCTGCGCCGCGGTCGTCAGGACTTCGGTGATCTGGCTGGAGGCCTCCTGGGCCTTCGAGATGAGCTTGACAGTCCGCGCGAGCCGCGGGATGTGGTACTTGTTGTTGAACTCCACGAGCGCGCTGCGGAGGCTCATCCCGTAGTTCACCTTCGCGTGCATCACCTCGAACTCCTCGGCGAGTTTGCCCGAAGAGGTCGACGCCACCGTCTCGACCGATTCCAGCAGCGTCTGTCCCGTGTCGTTCGCACTGGAGAGCTTCCGGAGGTTGTCGGAGAGCTTCCCGACGACCGCGTTCCGCGAGCGGACGTTCCAGGTGTGAAACGCCGCGAGCGGGATACCGACGATGTACACCGGCACGTACCACCAGACGAACGTCCCCCAGACGGGATTGTCGAGCATCCCCTGCCAGGCCAACGGCGCGGCACCGTTGGCGACCGCGACGGCGAGGAGTGCACCCGC encodes:
- a CDS encoding metallophosphoesterase family protein; protein product: MVRLLLLGDLHLSTTGPPIPPAVPDLETLDVDAVVSIGDVIDDNADHADGPEAGARYERRGRAFFERLNGLGVPVLAVPGNHDPIACTRRLADGLANVDVLHRADQDDAWAGTATVEGVRFVGWGCEQFDLTPAFAYDEYPGIVADLETAASPRRAATRTATAVESVVSRFLDGRLDAEAAAAELGVEPGRRSTCADELEALADEFEELREQLDGGSAPTVLLAHESPFHVAFDYHHAADDTAGQLHRGSIPIKMAIAAAAPDVVCCGHMHRRGRDVVETTGGHADVYNPGSPGASIVEIDETGALRVVD
- a CDS encoding DUF7287 family protein; protein product: MTRPSAADASPSATAETGAISDGSIPRTPFDRGRDGGDDRAQTTIDFAIGVGLFLLVVAFVVAFVPTVFAPFESAEGPQTADRIGTSLAADRLGDPADPYVLNSTCTEGFFAQLQGDGPALSTCRFDTSATTTRGMFALDGTRNANVSIRTLGAGGGVEQLDGTRLTAGPPLPETRSVTSARRVVSIDGDPYRLLVRVW
- a CDS encoding DUF7288 family protein; the encoded protein is MDRGQAHTLEAITAAMILVSSLVFALQVTAVTPLTGSTSSQHIENQQGAVAEGVLATAEENGTLVPTLLYWNESAGNWHGATSDGYVRGPPPTTFGGVLERAFLQQGIAFDLTLYYVDDDGDRQRVPVVDLGDPSDHASTARRLVTLSDDDRLREPDESPSATTLENASYVVDDQDADQALYSVVEVELVVWRM
- a CDS encoding DUF7289 family protein; protein product: MTNRAQSSNIGLVLLLALTITGAGVVVGLGSSALADVQEQTSIDRAEHAMTMLDARTAVVGLGEGSVQTVRLGRGDGDYAVESESGWLRIEHANYTDGETEEIYNASLGSVSYRRSGTTVAYQGGGVWRQGNGGTSMVSPPEFHYRGTTLTLPVLRIRSTDAASGDTTATIRRSDELTRVFPNESDTYDATAEPYENPVRNGTASVTVHSRYYEGWADYFRTRTTGNVSVDDDERTATVVLETTSIVGAFPLPEKDGSVQVRGVAGDHSVTDFETSIKIGNGNGNGNGGGTANNLYVSFYVEEGDRAYEAAVALPTGIGNYCKNGPDDVDLRMDVYYHDESTSEGVHRWTDDDISSISGPVQLACEDGNPVIQIDFTSTAQDLTYGSSSVDEDTAIDWDALDDGPDPNPTTFAHDGDDGENTTYDYGDDQNLRILTRHYLAMFGPDFKLRVHHGPGNSGTARIDVADSGGVLRYDTIEDGSYITYLHVTENNVTVALD
- a CDS encoding DUF7261 family protein; protein product: MADVRSHADSDSVGDENAGATAPRFERRSRVRRAVDRDRGQRSRVRPAADRDRGQLLLVGALALAVLFVALALLLNTAIYTGNLATRDAGVDAAPAVEYVSDSRAAGVEAIRSVNYRNNTDHAELNAAFRATVARWDGLASHHRAVAGDLAAVEVANVTNGTRIGQDDASREFTSAGGDANWTVAADAELSGVRSMRFSVEESALAAGPSDAFHVNVTSDGATRSLYVYENGGDAEIRVVDDGTELSSRSFDPGADGTVAIDVSNGSVDGTPYAELETVIDVDDDTEIEYVNGDMAGGTYTMVLDEDAANGAALSTPGSGEPYATPAIYAATFEVTYRTSDLDYEAGIEVRPE
- the gltB gene encoding glutamate synthase large subunit codes for the protein MTKPHEHTTGESVGLADPTDERSNCGVGAVIDLDGGRSHETVADGIELLENLEHRGTTGAEENTGDGAGIMVQRPDEFFEAVVDADLPEEYAVGSIFMPQDDAAREGLVAIFERVLAEYDLEVVHWRDVPTDNADLGATALESEPDVWQAFVVPEGDLADDAFDRALYVGRRAVENEIEQLDSEGAARFYICSLSRKTLVYKGLLKGEQLADYYLDLDDERLKTTLTLVHARFSTNTLGAWHLAHPYRHIIHNGEINTIQGNINWMRSRETDLEHPEFGDDLETLKPVINDPDQSDTASVDNAVELLLQGGRDLPHVLRMLIPEAYRGDDRMDEDRREWYDYHASLIEPWDGPALVAATDGDRVAAVLDRNGLRPCRYDVTTDDTLVMASEVGALDTDPSEIKERGRLQPGQLFVADPEEGRVIPDEEVFESLTDEKYGDWVDEEQRDLDALADPGDYEPRDEVDHLRASQAAFGYTHDQLSHLIEPMAKDGKDPVGSMGDDTPLSVLSDFNRPLFTYFKQLFAQVTNPPLDYIREELVTSLESRLGAQRNLLDETPEHARQLVLDSPVLTDAQTAGIKSLGDDAGDAMNSTIVDITYERERSLSDAVERVREDAASAIDDGADVVVLSDRNLNPDRVAIPSLLVTGAVHHSLVRNGLRNHAGLVVESGDPREVHHLATLVGYGADAVNPYLAYQTISDVVAGPDGADEGEAIAAYKKALEDGLLKTMAKMGISTVESYQGAQIFEAVGLDSGFVAEYFEGTEIRTEGIGIDVIEEDVRTRHTVAFGDDPDLDRQGEYEHRSDGIHHQWNPQTVGTLQQAVRSGNYEKYQEFADLINDQSEELQTLRGLLEFESDREPVSIEEVEPVEEIVTRFSTAAMSLGSLSPEAHENNSIAMNRLGAKSNTGEGGEPPERFGTEKECNVKQVASGRFGVTSEYLTNAEEIQIKMAQGSKPGEGGHLPGKKVNEMIAHVRFATPGVGLISPPPLHDIYSIEDLKQLIHDLKAANPEADINVKLVSEAGIGTIAAGVAKANSDVVHISGHDGGTGASPKTSIKNAGLPWELGLAEANQMLRATNLRSRIRVTVDGGMKTGRDVAVAALLGGEEYVFGTASLVTSGCVMARQCHENTCPVGVATQREKLRNRFPGQPDHVINYMTFIAQELREIMADLGFTSLDEMIGHPSLLTQRETDHEKAKHLDLSDVIAEPAGGARRKTEEQTHAGVEAQLDHRLIERAEPALEEGEPVAIDSPISNVDRAVGAMLSNRISSTYGGDGLPDDTIRCDFDGVAGQSFGAFLANGVTMDLTGAANDYVGKGLSGGKVIVETPDNAAYEPDENVLIGNVALYGATQGELYVNGVAGERFAVRNSGVKAVVEGVGDHGCEYMTGGVVAVLGDTGRNFAAGMSGGVAYVYDPDGEFAAKTNKGMVSLEATLDDSDLQMLRRLVENHAAYTDSDRAAWMLDDWGEVVSDFVKVMPDAYAEVIEERARDDVRKELPPAATATAAVDGDAVAQTSDD
- a CDS encoding DUF7266 family protein — its product is MSRREGATGRGRGGGRTRGRAADAPGSDRAVSITVNYVIALSITAVLISGLLIGAGTYVENQRDQVVREELAVVAEQLAAGIDDADRLARTAADPGVRVGVDLPRRVAGESYRVEVTELSAPGSQPGRYELTLRSAGSGVSVTLTVSTLEPMTETSVNGGWVVVELDTVGGTDTLVVADGDPSGRLSLSRSTGGIRV
- a CDS encoding DUF7289 family protein, with translation MRRDADRFRRGSRNGTDRGVSETISFVLVFSLVIASVGTVYAVGVSELEATRDAERVENAQRAFDVLADNVRDVIEGAPSRGTEVKLADATVRSVDDARMNVTVDPAGEAPRFWEFSSSPLVYDAATGGEIRLSHGAVVRDSDRGGASVVRGPPLIVDDDRVHLTLLRQEHVGSAAIGGSQTVRIRTAGSRARRFYDADGVAHDVRVNVTTPYTDAWARQYESSGFDCTEASEPSANASGRISCSVSDVDRVTVVWIRVTTSFE